In Rhinoraja longicauda isolate Sanriku21f chromosome 6, sRhiLon1.1, whole genome shotgun sequence, the following proteins share a genomic window:
- the acox1 gene encoding peroxisomal acyl-coenzyme A oxidase 1 isoform X3: MTSQIQRKSCSSKGSFIRGLETTSTYDPLTQEFVLNSPTVTSIKWWPGGLGKTSNHAIVLAQLYTQGQCRGLHAFIVPIRKMDTHEPLPGVVVGDIGPKFGYDEVDNGFLKLENVRVPRENMLMRFAKVMPDGTYLKPPSDKLMYGTMVFIRSMIVGESARALSQACTIAIRYSAVRHQSELKPGAPEPQILDYQTQQFKLFPLLATAYAFRFVGNFMRDMYHRITGDMNDGDYSQLPELHSLSAGLKAFTTWVASAGIEECRMACGGHGYSRSSGLPDIYVTFTPTCTYEGENTVMMLQTARYLFKSYTRAKSGQGLAGTVSYLNDLHNHIQPQQVAGRPLAVNIDDVDRLVEAYKLRAANLVEGAVENYHVELGHRNNKEDAWNSTSIDLVGASGAHCHYVVVKLFAAKLSEIKDASIHDALCTLFQLYALHGISKNSGDFLHAGIFNDQQISQVQQRVKELLAAVRPNAVALVDAFDYPDAILSSVLGRYDGNIYEHMFEWAKRSPLNKTEVHESFHKYLKPLQSKL; the protein is encoded by the exons TGGGCAAGACCTCAAACCACGCTATTGTTCTGGCTCAGCTCTACACCCAAGGTCAGTGCAGAGGGCTGCACGCTTTCATTGTGCCCATCCGCAAGATGGACACCCACGAACCTTTGCCTG GTGTGGTGGTAGGTGATATTGGACCAAAGTTTGGGTATGATGAGGTGGACAATGGCTTCCTGAAGCTGGAGAATGTCCGTGTTCCTCGTGAAAACATGCTGATGAGATTTGCAAAG gTGATGCCAGATGGGACTTATTTGAAGCCTCCAAGTGATAAGCTAATGTATGGCACAATGGTCTTCATACGTTCCATGATAGTGGGAGAGTCGGCACGTGCACTGTCTCAAGCATGTACCATTGCCATCCGCTATAGTGCAGTCCGACACCAGTCGGAACTGAAACCTGG AGCTCCAGAACCACAGATACTGGATTACCAGACTCAACAGTTCAAGCTTTTCCCCCTGTTGGCGACTGCCTATGCCTTCCGCTTTGTAGGAAACTTCATGAGGGACATGTACCATCGCATCACGGGAGACATGAACGATGGAGACTACAGCCAGTTGCCTGAG CTTCACTCTCTGTCAGCCGGACTGAAGGCCTTCACCACCTGGGTTGCCAGTGCAGGAATTGAGGAATGCCGCATGGCATGCGGGGGTCATGGGTACTCACGGTCCAGTGGTCTACCTGATATCTATGTCACGTTCACACCCACCTGCACATATGAAGGAGAGAACACAGTGATGATGCTGCAAACAGCCAG ATACCTGTTTAAGAGTTATACTCGTGCTAAGTCTGGACAGGGTCTTGCGGGCACAGTGTCATACCTGAATGACTTGCACAACCACATCCAGCCCCAACAAGTGGCTGGCCGACCCCTAGCGGTAAACATCGATGATGTCGACAGACTTGTGGAAGCATACAAACTGCGGGCAGCCAA CCTGGTTGAAGGAGCTGTAGAGAATTATCATGTGGAGCTGGGCCACAGGAACAACAAGGAGGATGCCTGGAATAGCACTTCCATTGATCTGGTTGGAGCATCGGGG GCTCATTGCCACTATGTGGTGGTGAAACTGTTTGCTGCCAAGCTATCTGAGATCAAAGATGCATCAATTCATGATGCCCTCTGCACCCTCTTCCAATTGTATGCATTGCATGGAATCAGCAAGAATTCTGGAGACTTTCTGCAT GCTGGAATCTTTAACGACCAACAGATTTCCCAGGTGCAGCAACGTGTGAAGGAGCTGCTGGCTGCAGTGCGACCCAATGCTGTGGCTCTAGTTGATGCCTTCGATTACCCTGATGCCATCCTTTCTTCTGTGCTTGGGCGCTACGATGGCAATATCTATGAGCACATGTTTGAATGGGCAAAACGATCACCTCTGAATAAAACTGAG GTCCACGAATCATTCCACAAATATCTGAAGCCACTGCAGTCCAAACTGTGA